DNA sequence from the Streptomyces cinnabarinus genome:
CGAAGCCGACCTTGCCGAAGAGGCCGAGGTGGATGTGGATCCAGGACTCGGTGAAGCCGAGGAACAGGTGCTTGCCGTGGGCCTCGGTGGTGGTGAGGGTCGCGCCGGTGAGGAGGGCGGCGGCGTCGGAGAACTTGCCCTGGGGGCTGGTGACCCGGGGGGCCGTGCCGGCGAAGGCGGCGGCGTAGTCCTGGGCCAGCCGGTGAATCGTGTGCCCCTCGGGCACGGTGGCTCCTTCGGTCCGTGTTCCATCCGTACGCCGGCCCCCGCCCGGGGGGGGGCCGGCGTACGGTCCGCGCCTTGTCCCTACTGCTGCGGGTGGTGCGGGGGGATCGGGGGGAGGTCGCCGGTCGTCTCGTAGTCCGCCAGCATGTCGATGCGGCGGATGTGACGCTCGTCGCCCGAGAACGGGGTGGCCAGGAAGGTCTCGATGAACTTCGTGGCCTCGTCCTGCGTGTGCATCCGGCCGCCCACCGCCACCACGTTGGCGTTGTTGTGCTGCCGGCCCAGGGCCGCGGTCTCCTCGCTCCAGGCGAGGGCCGCACGCACGCCCTTGACCTTGTTCGCCGCGATCTGCTCGCCGTTGCCGGACCCGCCGATCACGATGCCGAGGGCGTCGGGGTCCGCGGCCGTGCGCTCGGCGGCGCGGAGGCAGAAGGGGGGGTAGTCGTCCTGGGCGTCGTAGATGTGCGGGCCGCAGTCGACGGGGTCATGGCCCGCCGCCTTGAGCCACTCGACGAGGTGGTTCTTGAGTTCGAAGCCCGCATGGTCGGAGCCGAGATACACGCGCATGCGATGAGTGTGACACGGACGTTCCCGGGCAGCCGCCCCGGGGGTTGGCTTCGAAAAATGTGAGCGATACCGCAGAACCTCAGGGAAACCTCAAGTAACGATCCGGATTCAAAGGTTCTCAGATTCCTTTGCCTCCGATTCACTGGACCAACTTGTTCGGCCCCCGTACTCCGCTCGTACGGGAAACTGCTCACCCGGCACAAAGGAATC
Encoded proteins:
- a CDS encoding ribose-5-phosphate isomerase, which encodes MRVYLGSDHAGFELKNHLVEWLKAAGHDPVDCGPHIYDAQDDYPPFCLRAAERTAADPDALGIVIGGSGNGEQIAANKVKGVRAALAWSEETAALGRQHNNANVVAVGGRMHTQDEATKFIETFLATPFSGDERHIRRIDMLADYETTGDLPPIPPHHPQQ